A region from the Afifella aestuarii genome encodes:
- the metW gene encoding methionine biosynthesis protein MetW — protein MSEMQLATMAADPDRVDLRVIAGFVSPGSRVLDVGCGDGALLKLLAQEKGVDGRGIELSQRGVNQAVAEGLSVIQGDADRDLETYPDGAFDFAILSQTLQATRNPRTVVENLLRIGRRAIVSFPNFGNWRIRSQFMVWGRMPITSNLPYSWYDTPNIHFCTIKDFLTLTGEIDATIEDAVCLYGEGKRMTQTAPWTIWNLFGEQAVFVLSRG, from the coding sequence ATGAGCGAGATGCAATTGGCGACGATGGCGGCCGATCCGGACCGCGTCGATCTGCGTGTCATCGCCGGCTTCGTCAGTCCGGGGTCGCGCGTGCTCGATGTCGGCTGCGGCGACGGGGCGCTTCTGAAGCTCCTCGCCCAGGAAAAGGGCGTCGACGGGCGCGGCATCGAATTGTCGCAAAGGGGCGTGAACCAGGCGGTGGCCGAGGGTCTTTCCGTCATCCAGGGCGATGCGGACCGCGATCTCGAAACCTATCCGGACGGTGCCTTCGATTTTGCCATTCTGAGCCAGACGCTGCAGGCGACGCGCAATCCGCGCACGGTCGTGGAGAATCTTCTGCGTATCGGCCGGCGGGCGATCGTGTCGTTCCCGAACTTCGGCAATTGGCGCATCCGCAGCCAGTTCATGGTCTGGGGGCGCATGCCGATCACCTCCAACCTGCCCTATAGCTGGTACGACACGCCGAACATCCATTTCTGCACGATCAAGGACTTTTTGACCCTGACGGGCGAGATCGATGCCACGATCGAGGATGCGGTCTGCCTCTATGGGGAAGGCAAGCGGATGACGCAGACGGCTCCCTGGACGATCTGGAACCTCTTCGGCGAGCAGGCCGTGTTCGTTCTGAGCCGCGGTTAG
- a CDS encoding class I SAM-dependent methyltransferase, protein MHLDVVDLREFYASLLGRMVTRHVRDSMHRLINVGPSDRVLGLGFATPYLGPQLGRAERVFAFMPAPQGVMEWPCASRSATALVEETCLPLPDAAIDLAILVHALETSSQPPELMAELRRVLTNNGRVFIVVPNRQGAWARVETSPFGYGRPYSRSQLKSLLQETGFNVTAWTTALHMWPTQSRSLLSLSPAIEKLGRNLWPAFSGVTCVYAQKVVMPATTVKAKRAFRPALKPALQPGVGMIDAT, encoded by the coding sequence ACGCAAGCCTTCTCGGCAGAATGGTGACGCGGCATGTGCGCGACAGCATGCACCGGCTGATCAATGTCGGACCGAGCGATCGCGTCCTCGGCCTTGGCTTCGCCACCCCCTATCTCGGCCCGCAGCTCGGCCGGGCCGAACGCGTCTTCGCCTTCATGCCGGCGCCGCAGGGTGTCATGGAATGGCCCTGCGCCAGCCGCTCTGCGACGGCTCTCGTGGAGGAGACCTGTCTGCCTCTGCCCGATGCCGCCATCGATCTTGCGATTCTCGTCCATGCGCTCGAAACCTCGTCGCAACCGCCGGAATTGATGGCGGAGCTGCGCCGCGTTCTCACCAACAACGGCCGCGTCTTCATCGTCGTTCCCAATCGCCAGGGGGCCTGGGCGCGCGTCGAGACCTCACCCTTCGGCTATGGCCGCCCCTATTCGCGCAGCCAGCTGAAGTCTCTCCTGCAGGAGACGGGCTTCAACGTCACCGCCTGGACGACCGCGCTCCATATGTGGCCGACGCAAAGCCGCTCGCTCCTCAGCCTGTCGCCCGCCATCGAAAAGCTCGGCCGCAATCTCTGGCCGGCGTTTTCCGGCGTCACCTGCGTCTATGCGCAAAAGGTGGTGATGCCGGCGACGACAGTGAAGGCGAAACGGGCGTTCCGTCCGGCGCTGAAGCCGGCGCTTCAGCCGGGCGTCGGCATGATCGACGCGACCTGA